One window of the Rhipicephalus sanguineus isolate Rsan-2018 chromosome 2, BIME_Rsan_1.4, whole genome shotgun sequence genome contains the following:
- the LOC125757194 gene encoding uncharacterized protein LOC125757194 codes for MTTKKPVIFTATRNLPQIRTKLPSSCPLAEFAHPIPEEVSKLAMHIFKAEALSLPFNENVSFLLQYYHCDVRKCVLQLQLDTALHMLGQHAKHAFRAEAVPVGEDLNELLHSKALDTRVITQRRFEDLGLDITHLCLTDVLPLSTVPAAVLQEVDSDDDLNAMESGNALDSSWLSDEGSSDARQCKPLADIGIKREVHPQASLIRQCLYELAGMFDGFSTVDCLSGCLDRCAYNSSCVLPFDSVEAWRNGKTLAPSVDVGDLPMPSAVTDALAYIKMGSVKLATSRLETSLSGTVCCVPELSMVVSPSIPNLCNIYEIAEKNRFWRKCCQQITDSGIPLSVVLNKRAVLDYIGALQVICKCEKQRRKLKAKRAQRFLHYLNSSGIFLQSHLIAALCKGFHP; via the coding sequence ATGACTACCAAAAAGCCTGTGATCTTCACAGCCACCAGGAATCTTCCGCAGATAAGGACGAAGCTTCCCAGCAGTTGTCCACTGGCTGAATTTGCCCATCCAATACCAGAAGAAGTTTCTAAACTGGCTATGCACATCTTCAAAGCTGAAGCTCTGAGTTTGCCATTTAATGAAAACGTTAGTTTCTTGCTGCAGTATTACCATTGTGATGTGAGGAAATGTGTACTACAGCTGCAACTTGATACTGCATTGCATATGCTGGGGCAACATGCCAAGCATGCCTTCCGTGCTGAGGCTGTGCCAGTTGGAGAAGACCTCAACGAGCTGCTTCACTCGAAGGCACTGGATACACGCGTAATCACTCAGCGCAGGTTTGAAGATCTGGGTTTGGACATAACTCACCTCTGTTTGACCGATGTGCTTCCACTGTCTACTGTTCCTGCAGCAGTGCTACAAGAAGTGGATTCTGATGATGATCTGAACGCAATGGAAAGCGGCAATGCTTTAGACTCTAGCTGGCTTTCTGATGAAGGAAGCAGTGATGCCCGCCAGTGCAAGCCTTTAGCAGACATTGGCATCAAGAGGGAAGTCCATCCGCAAGCCTCCCTAATTAGACAATGTCTTTACGAGCTTGCTGGCATGTTTGATGGCTTTAGCACTGTTGACTGCCTCTCTGGTTGCCTTGACAGATGTGCCTACAATAGTTCATGCGTGCTACCTTTTGACAGTGTAGAAGCATGGCGAAATGGCAAAACACTGGCACCATCCGTAGATGTAGGAGACCTCCCTATGCCTTCCGCTGTGACTGATGCCCTAGCTTATATAAAAATGGGCTCTGTGAAACTGGCAACTTCCAGACTTGAGACTAGTCTCAGTGGTACAGTGTGTTGTGTACCTGAGCTGAGCATGGTCGTTTCCCCCTCTATTCCAAATCTGTGCAACATTTATGAGATAGCAGAGAAAAACAGGTTTTGGCGCAAATGTTGCCAGCAGATCACAGACTCTGGGATTCCTCTGAGTGTAGTGTTGAACAAACGTGCAGTGTTGGATTACATAGGTGCCCTGCAAGTAATCTGCAAGTGTGAGAAGCAGCGTAGAAAACTTAAGGCGAAACGAGCTCAGAGGTTCCTGCATTATCTCAATTCTTCGGGAATATTCTTGCAGAGTCACTTAATTGCGGCCCTGTGCAAGGGTTTCCACCCGTAG
- the LOC119383465 gene encoding ATPase family AAA domain-containing protein 5-like → MPTTQDNGGDRVRSLRPRKPRDASSDEKGRQYGEVFREASGHRPARRRGTKLAMASSKAAGENEGVIQADTPAQQECRLGSQAWTDKYKPSKSCPFVGNDSTIAELRSWLLQWKNKSSNAERSNSRHSLSESEDSTEGLSNCYLLAGPPGVGKTSSVYYLAEELGFKVLEVHASSERPGKKILAELHEATQSHHVEGSRLSFAALAAPSTPASTNKAKVQNKTKSVGPLQQMFEKAVAKSQEKTVKVVAETTAKKSSKGPLDSYFSAKNSAKETPKVSCASSASKPAAKTSPKGTLLGYFSTPPLKKDADLAAVKEAQYLKKQQKRCIRSKGSLKELHSSDASDNDLQVVSAVSKMKGTKNPETRGTKRKGC, encoded by the exons ATGCCGACTACGCAAG ATAACGGAGGCGATCGCGTCAGATCGCTGCGGCCAAGAAAGCCGAGGGATGCCTCGTCCGACGAAAAGGGCAGGCAGTATGGCGAAGTGTTCCGAGAAGCCAGCGGCCACCGGCCAGCACGCCGCCGAGGCACGAAGTTGGCTATGGCTTCTTCAAAAGCAGCCGGGGAAAATGAAGGAGTTATACAAGCCGACACGCCGGCACAACAGGAATGCCGTCTGGGAAGCCAAGCTTGGACGGACAAATACAAACCTTCCAAATCGTGCCCCTTCGTCGGTAACGACTCGACGATTGCAGAGCTGCGGTCTTGGCTgttgcagtggaaaaacaagtcTTCAAACGCGGAACGATCCAACTCGCGACATTCGTTGAGTGAATCCGAAGATTCGACGGAGGGTCTGAGTAATTGCTACTTGCTTGCGGGCCCTCCTGGCGTCGGAAAAACTAGCTCCGTTTACTACCTTGCGGAAGAACTAGGCTTCAAGGTGCTTGAAGTGCACGCATCGAGCGAGAGACCGGGCAAGAAAATCCTGGCTGAACTGCATGAAGCTACGCAGTCCCATCACGTGGAAGGTAGCAGACTATCATTTGCAGCTCTTGCAGCACCAAGTACTCCCGCTAGCACGAACAAAGCGAAGGTTCAAAACAAGACGAAGAGCGTCGGCCCACTGCAGCAGATGTTTGAGAAGGCTGTTGCAAAAAGTCAAGAAAAGACGGTGAAGGTGGTTGCTGAGACCACCGCAAAGAAGTCTAGCAAGGGACCCTTGGATAGTTACTTTTCTGCAAAAAACAGTGCGAAAGAGACACCAAAGGTGTCTTGTGCATCGAGTGCTTCCAAACCTGCAGCTAAAACTAGTCCCAAAGGGACATTACTTGGATACTTTTCAACACCACCGTTAAAAAAAGATGCAGACTTGGCTGCAGTGAAAGAGGCCCAGTACTTGAAGAAGCAACAAAAACGGTGTATCCGTAGCAAAGGTTCGTTAAAGGAGCTGCATTCATCTGATGCTTCTGATAATGATCTTCAAGTTGTTAGTGCGGTTTCAAAAATGAAAGGCACGAAGAACCCTGAAACTAGAGGTACAAAGAGGAAAGGCTGTTGA